In Hahella sp. KA22, one genomic interval encodes:
- the rpsK gene encoding 30S ribosomal protein S11, which yields MAKPGTRTRKKVKKTVVDGVAHIHASFNNTIVTITDRQGNALSWATSGGSGFRGSRKSTPFAAQVAAERAGNAAAEYGLKNLDVLVKGPGPGRESAIRALNACGYKITNITDVTPIPHNGCRPPKKRRV from the coding sequence ATGGCAAAACCAGGTACACGTACCCGTAAAAAGGTGAAAAAGACTGTTGTTGACGGCGTAGCGCATATCCACGCTTCATTCAACAACACTATCGTAACCATTACCGACCGTCAGGGTAACGCTCTAAGCTGGGCGACTTCTGGTGGTTCAGGATTCCGTGGTTCCAGAAAGAGCACACCTTTTGCTGCGCAGGTAGCAGCTGAAAGAGCCGGTAATGCGGCTGCTGAATACGGCCTAAAAAACCTAGATGTTTTGGTTAAAGGACCTGGACCCGGTCGCGAGTCCGCAATTCGTGCATTGAACGCATGTGGGTATAAGATCACTAACATCACTGATGTTACTCCGATCCCACATAACGGATGCCGTCCTCC
- the rpsM gene encoding 30S ribosomal protein S13 codes for MARIAGVNIPDNKHTEVSLTYIYGIGRTTSRGLCERTGISPQSKVKDLSEEQLDVLRNEIAKMVVEGDLRREVQMNIKRLKDLGCYRGLRHRHSLPVRGQRTKTNARTRKGPRKPIRK; via the coding sequence ATGGCACGTATAGCGGGTGTCAATATCCCCGATAACAAGCACACAGAAGTGTCCCTGACCTATATTTATGGGATCGGGCGCACCACTTCACGTGGCCTTTGTGAGAGAACCGGCATCAGCCCTCAATCTAAGGTTAAAGACCTGTCTGAGGAGCAGCTGGACGTACTGAGGAACGAAATTGCCAAGATGGTTGTTGAAGGCGATTTGCGTCGTGAAGTGCAAATGAACATTAAACGGCTGAAGGATCTCGGCTGCTATCGCGGTTTACGTCACCGTCATAGCTTGCCGGTACGAGGGCAGCGCACTAAGACAAATGCGCGCACCCGCAAAGGTCCTCGTAAGCCTATTCGTAAATAA
- the rpmJ gene encoding 50S ribosomal protein L36: MKVRASVKKMCRGCKIIRRNGAVMVICSTEPRHKQKQG, translated from the coding sequence ATGAAAGTTAGAGCATCAGTAAAGAAAATGTGTCGTGGGTGCAAAATTATCCGTCGTAATGGCGCGGTAATGGTAATCTGCAGCACAGAACCAAGACACAAGCAGAAACAAGGCTAA